One Scomber scombrus chromosome 4, fScoSco1.1, whole genome shotgun sequence genomic region harbors:
- the pla2g1b gene encoding phospholipase A2, translated as MNLKTSLLLLVLTVCTVSGAQLPKALWQFGLMIECTQTDVSALKYNDYGCWCGFGGQGTPRDEADACCRTHDECYYTARRAPGCTAIADLPYILSYKFTCSNQQVTCSDINSKCQAAVCECDRVAAHCFAQSPYNPENKNLDPKVHCVN; from the exons ATGAATCTGAAAacgtctctgctgctgctggttcttACTG tttgTACAGTAAGTGGAGCACAGCTGCCCAAGGCCTTATGGCAGTTTGGGTTGATGATCGAGTGTACCCAGACTGATGTTAGTGCCCTGAAGTACAACGATTACGGCTGCTGGTGTGGCTTTGGGGGACAAGGAACCCCTCGGGATGAAGCGGACGC GTGCTGTCGTACCCATGATGAATGTTACTATACCGCCAGAAGGGCTCCTGGATGCACGGCCATCGCTGACCTTCCTTACATCCTGTCTTACAAATTCACCTGCTCAAATCAACAAGTGACCTGCTCAG ATATCAACAGTAAGTGCCAGGCTGCTGTGTGCGAGTGTGATCGTGTGGCGGCTCACTGCTTCGCTCAGTCCCCATACAACCCTGAGAACAAGAACCTGGATCCCAAAGTCCACTGTGTCAACTGA
- the LOC133978830 gene encoding trafficking regulator of GLUT4 1, whose translation MNTKPSLDGGADLLRNGEAQEVPPLRNYLCLTMFTCFCPAWPINIVALVFSLLAQKSHDEEDYDGSEQLGRKALHLGITSFLIGLLIITAYITVHFTTVRMHFMCYTRTPLWADRGLTHKKKMPTALVVTCVIPVSELLSIKDGNNKEKDTRLFYYFQKLQTDECSQLNPSDKI comes from the exons ATGAACACCAAGCCCTCTCTGGACGGGGGCGCTGACCTCCTGCGGAACGGGGAGGCTCAGGAGGTCCCCCCTCTGAGGAACTACCTCTGTCTCACCATGTTCACCTGTTTCTGCCCTGCATGGCCAATCAATATTGTGGCGCTGGTTTTCTCTCTGCTG GCCCAAAAGAGCCACGATGAGGAGGACTACGACGGTTCTGAGCAGCTTGGTAGGAAAGCCCTCCACCTGGGGATCACTTCTTTTCTCATTGGCCTTTTGATCATCACAGCATACATCACTGTACACTTTACTACGGTACGAATGCACTTTATGTgctacacacgcacac CATTGTGGGCAGACAGAGGCCTTACACACAAGAAGAAGATGCCAACAGCACTTGTGGTTACATGTGTCATCCCTGTATCAGAGCTACTCTCA ATCAAAGACGGAAACAACAAGGAAAAGGACACCAGGTTGTTTTACTACTTCCAGAAGCTACAAACAGATGAATGCAGCCAGCTAAACCCCTCTGACAAGATTTAG
- the asgrl1 gene encoding asialoglycoprotein receptor-like 1 produces the protein MDSEYHQFEAPHGSSVRREQKFTIEKGMKKIVVSVLYGVLVLLLLILLMVTGIKFSQLNKEVTDVKLHLDRISHRIPSSASSSALHTDGAKPVQEVLLSSLVPVRGMCREGWVSFQTSCYLLSRAAATWRKAEEQCRRDGAHLVVLNNVEEVDYISKIVDISVNYWIGLVERDHEDHWSWVDGTDFTSTQAFWDDGQPDNWDYRENGEDCGQLHASEKRKRKLWNDADCNLPYRFICEKRV, from the exons ATGGATTCTGAGTATCACCAGTTTGAAGCGCCACATGGCAGCTCTGTGCGTAGAGAGCAGAAATTTACGATAGAAAAAG GTATGAAGAAGATAGTGGTTTCTGTCCTCTATGGCGTCttggtgctgctgttgttaattCTGCTGATGGTAACTGGGATAAAAT TCTCCCAGTTAAATAAGGAAGTCACTGATGTCAAACTTCACCTTGACAGAATCAGCCACAGAATACCATCTTCAGCGTCCAGCTCAG CTCTCCACACTGATGGTGCAAAACCTGTGCAGGAAGTCCTTTTATCGTCACTTGTCCCAGTTCGAG GAATGTGTAGGGAAGGATGGGTGTCCTTCCAGACCAGCTGCTACCTGCTGTCCCGCGCCGCTGCCACCTGGAGGAAAGCGGAGGAGCAGTGCCGAAGAGACGGGGCACACCTGGTGGTCTTGAACAACGTGGAGGAAGTG gactacatttcaaaaattgttgACATCAGTGTGAACTATTGGATTGGACTTGTGGAGCGAGACCACGAGGACCATTGGAGCTGGGTGGACGGGACTGACTTCACTTCAACCCAAGC gttctGGGATGATGGTCAGCCTGACAATTGGGACTACAGGGAAAACGGAGAAGACTGCGGGCAGCTCCACGCTTCTGAGAAACGCAAACGCAAGTTGTGGAACGATGCAGACTGTAACCTGCCATACAGGTTCATCTGTGAAAAAAGGGTATGA
- the prkab1b gene encoding 5'-AMP-activated protein kinase subunit beta-1b produces the protein MGNSNSDRASGGQGERSYRDGQQGGKEARPNILMDSTEDADLFQREDPKAPQELQEFLAWQQDLESDSKSPTQARQTVFRWLGGAKEVFVSGSFNNWATKIPLNKSQKNFVAIVDLPEGEHQYKFCVDGQWTLDPTGAVMTSKTGTVNNVIQVKRTDFEVFDALKVDSQDSADISDFSSSPPGPYLQDAYVIKPDDKIKSPPILPPHLLQVLLNKDTGISCDPTLLPEPNHVMLNHLYALSIKDGVMVLSATHRYKKKYVTTLLYKPI, from the exons ATGGGGAACAGCAACAGCGACAGGGCCAGCGGGGGTCAGGGTGAAAGGTCATACAGAGATGGACAACAAGGAGGGAAAGAGGCTCGTCCCAACATCCTGATGGACAGCACAGAGGACGCAGACCTTTTCCAGAGAGAAGATCCAAAG GCCCCGCAGGAATTACAGGAGTTTCTGGCCTGGCAGCAGGATCTAGAGAGCGACAGCAAGAGCCCAACACAAGCCAGGCAGACTGTGTTCAGATGGTTGGGGGGCGCGAAAGAAGTCTTTGTGTCTGGTTCTTTTAACAACTGGGCCACCAAGATCCCGCTTAACAAAAG TCAGAAAAACTTTGTGGCTATCGTGGACCTGCCGGAGGGAGAGCACCAGTACAAGTTTTGCGTAGACGGACAGTGGACGTTGGATCCGACTGGG GCCGTCATGACGTCTAAAACTGGGACGGTCAATAACGTCATCCAGGTGAAGAGAACAGACTTTGAAGTCTTTGATGCCCTCAAGGTCGACTCACAGGATTCTGCAGACATCTCAG ACTTCTCCAGTTCCCCTCCTGGCCCTTACCTACAGGATGCATACGTAATCAAGCCAGATGACAAGATAAAAAGTCCTCCTATCTTACCTCCTCACCTGCTGCAAGTGCTGCTTAACAAGGACACAGGCATCTCT TGTGACCCGACTCTGCTGCCAGAGCCAAACCATGTGATGCTCAATCACCTGTACGCCCTCTCCATCAAG GATGGTGTGATGGTTCTCAGCGCGACACACCGATACAAAAAGAAGTACGTGACCACTCTTCTCTACAAGCCGATCTAA
- the LOC133979496 gene encoding uncharacterized protein LOC133979496, whose translation MSTERDFQKMKKNERAHFFSSKEQGLILKLYEEEKEILTAKSNTTSASKLREEAWQRIADKINAVSDSGYKRTWQQVKVKHKNIVQTAKRRRAGMIKDGGGSATPSLTSAEEDVLQHKDNTLRVEVIPGGACIEPLTGSDSSFISVSGHPVLLLPVTKTEPESLSSDETDVSDTNFEGDVHSSIFQETAHSGCAADVGRGAERQRDDLKALYCSYLKKEIENRDQEMAYRALKMRKMEKEILLLDKQLM comes from the exons ATGAGCACAGAGAGAG atttccagaagatgaaaaaaaacgaGAGAGCCCATTTTTTCAGCTCTAAAGAGCAGGGGCTTATTTTGAAGTtgtatgaagaagaaaaagagattttGACTGCCAAATCCAACACGACAAGTGCTTCCAAACTGAGGGAAGAAGCCTGGCAGAGAATTGCTGATAAAATAAATGC GGTATCTGACAGTGGCTACAAAAGAACTTGGCAGCAAGTGAAagtcaaacataaaaacatagtGCAAACAG CTAAAAGAAGAAGGGCAGGCATGATAAAAGATGGCGGGGGCTCAGCAACCCCGTCGTTGACCTCTGCAGAGGAGGACGTGCTGCAACACAAAGACAACACGCTGAGGGTGGAGGTCATCCCTGGAGGAGCCTGTATCGAGCCCCTGACCGGATCAGACAGCTCTTTTATTAGCG TGTCGGGCCACCCTGTCCTCCTCCTGCCCGTAACCAAGACTGAACCGGAGAGCTTGAGCAGCGACGAAACTGACGTCAGTGACACTAATTTCGAGGGG GATGTGCACAGCAGTATCTTCCAGGAGACAGCCCACTCAGGATGTGCCGCAGATGTTGGCAGGGGTGCAGAG aggcagagagacgACCTGAAGGCTCTTTACTGCAGCTACCTCAAAAAGGAGATTGAGAACCGCGACCAAGAGATGGCTTACAGAGCACTTAAAATGAGGaagatggaaaaagaaatattacTACTCGATAAGCAGTTGATGTGA
- the LOC133978505 gene encoding cytochrome c oxidase subunit 6A, mitochondrial has translation MAAVGRISQLLLRSSLTQARRQLSAAAAHGHGDQSARLWKILTFVVAFPGVGVCMLNMYLKEQQHSHEQPEFHPYSHLRIRSKRFPWGDGNHSLFHNAHLNALPGGYEGHDE, from the exons ATGGCGGCTGTCGGACGTATCTCTCAGTTGTTGCTGAGGTCTTCTTTGACCCAGGCCCGCCGTCAGctctcagctgctgctgctcacggCCACGGCGACCAATCTG CCAGGCTATGGAAGATTCTCACCTTCGTGGTTGCATTCCCTGGTGttggtgtgtgcatgttgaaCATGTACCTGAAGGAGCAGCAGCATAGCCACGAGCAGCCAGAGTTCCACCCCTACTCTCACCTCCGCATTCGCAGCAAG CGTTTCCCCTGGGGAGATGGCAACCATTCACTCTTCCACAACGCACATCTGAACGCTCTTCCTGGTGGCTATGAGGGCCATGATGAGTAA